GGGTTGGGAATGAAACCAAAGAGTTTGATACCCAAGTCTGGGGCCTGTCCGTCTAGCAGTGGTGTCGACCTTGGAAATGGGATTGTTCGTGTGGATGAGACATCAAAACCGCCTTATGAAAAAACACCTTCCCCCGTTGATTCCGAGTTGTTCTCCAAGTGGAATGAATGGATTGGCCAGCGTGTGTGTGTAGGAGGAGCTAAACGAGGGATTTTGCGCTTTTTTGGATCCGTTGAATTTCAAACTGGGATATGGTGTGGGGTCGAACTTTTTGAACCAGTTGGTAAAAACGACGGTTCGGTCAACGGTATTAGATATTTTTCTTGTGAGGACAATTATGGAATATTTGCCCCAGTAAAGAAAGTAGAAAAACTCAGTTTGTCTCACAACCTACCTCATAGTGGACCTTTGAGAGAACCTGGACAAACCGAAGATTCTGTACAGATTAAGTCAAAACTTCCTGCGCCGAGGGTAGCGTCAAAATTTCCAGTACAGACTGGTAAGTTTATTCCGTCTAAAAATATAGAAGCAGATGATCAAAAGAGGAAGGTACCCCCTccaaaaacgtttttttctaGAGACAACAATACGACTCTAAAGAACCAATGTGAAAATATCAATGTTACTCAGACATTTGAATCTGAAACGTTTCATTCAGATGATTACCAAGTAGGTGAGAAAGATAAAACGTATAGTGAAGATGTACAGGAAAGTATAGACAATGAAGTATTTCAGAGAGGTTTGCTGAATGTGTCGTATACTGTTGATACAGAAGGCAATAGTTCTAATGGTTATCAGGCCAAACAGGACCTCAACCAAACATTCCACATGACTAAAACTCCTGTGGATAATAAATTTGAGCAGGGAGAAATAAAAGATAGATGCAACACAACATTTGACACTATTTCAACCAAACAGCCCACTGAAAAATTGAATTCGACCTTTGACATGGAATATACACCATGCGTGAATTCTGTCAGTACTCTTGGAGGTAATGAAACCAACACAACCTTCAATTTGGAAGAACAGTCCCATATTACTGAATACTTGATGCGTCGTCCAGGAGAGCTCCTAAACCAGGTTGAAGGACATAATTTAGATTATATTTTTGAAGAAGATGATGAGTGTGATGATGGTTTGTCTCTTGATTTTGAAGACAGTCTTGGAATTTTAACTCCTAACCAGATGAAAGATTTCACTCTATATAGTGAGCACCACTCCATTATTACTGACTTTGATGCAATGATGCTTCCAAAGACGTTTTCTTGTGATGAGATGAACGAGCTACCTGAGTCTGAAGTTGTGGAAGATGTAACTATAGAGTACAGGGATGCCAGTAGTCAAGAAACTCAACGTAATACCTGCTCTTCAGTGGAAGACACTAACACCTTAACCAAAGAAAGCAAAAGCTCTTTGTCTGCTGATAAAATAATTACCAGGGATCCTCAGGGATCTTTAGAATGCTTACCTGAATTAATTGACGACAAGTCAGATGCTGTAAATTATTTTGCCGAAGATGCTTTCCACACTTCCACGCCCTCTAGCGTACATGATAAGTACTCAACTCGCAGTTTACTTCTTAAAAGTGTGGAATATGGTTTGGACAATAGTCTGTGTCAACACTTGATTGAAGAAACTTCCACACCTCCAGCTCAAGTAGATACTCTTGGGAAGTTACCAATGAAAATCTTAGAGAACGAATATTATAGAGATGAATTTCTTAAAGATggagtttataaagaaacagatGTTTCCAGAGTCGAAGATCAGGAACTTCCTAGTCTTACTTTGTTACAAGAAAGTTACTCTTCAGTAGGTGGTTTGATAGAGAATACTTTAGTAACAGCTACTGCTAGGCCTTCTCAGGTGTCGGGTGATGTAATGAATGAAGGGAAGCTTTTGGATTCATTGAATTTGAAGAAACTAGacaatgaaaaatctgacacgcATGATAAACCACTTACATGCAGCCAGGAAATAAGTGATCATTCTGAAAGGTCAAACGAAATGACCAACAGCAAAGTATTTGTTCCAGTGAATGAAGACCAGGTGTTTAGTAGAGAAACGTCGTTTGATTCTAAGGAACGCCCTCTTTCCACATATACTGTGTGTAGTGCTGATACTGGTTTTCAGGGTGATTTGGACTTGGAAGTTGGAGAAGAGTACAATATGCGTTTTTCAACTTATAGTCAAGACAGTGGAACTGTGTCATTAGGACCAGAAATAGAACAACAGTTGAGGagtagaaatgaaatatattctaaagaaatgGACTTTACGATGGAAGAAATAATCAGAGCAACAGAAAGTCAACAACCCATATTACAACAATATGAAGTGCAAGATGATTTGAAATGGGAAGGTAAAGTCACGAATGAGCCAAAAGAGATGTTGAGGTGTCAAGAAAACGGTGATATATTTTCACTTACACCATTTGCTAACGAAGTAAAGATGGAAGATAGCTTATCGCCGGTCATAAGAACAACGTCTTTTATTATAGACGCTACAAGTACTGAAAAAAACGAAGTTAACAGCACAACTATTCCTGCTAGTCACCTGGTCACAGACAGCTCTGTTAAAGATCAAATCCAAGACAGAACTCCTGATGGTCAAATGAAGGAAGGAAAGATGACCAACAAGGAGGAATCTTCGCCGTTAGCTGATAAATCAGGTAAAAATACAGTTAGGGAAGAACCAAGAAAGAAGGTTAAAACCCCCAAAAAGAACGTCATGTCCAAAATCAAAGCTATGATTGAATCTACATCGGgcaaaaaaaccaaaaatgatACCATAGAGGGAGAGACAAAGAAAACACCAAAGAAAAGCCGTTGGGATGCTGTGACATCAAAAATTAAGGCAAGTTTGGATGAAGAAAAGTCAAAACCGAAgtcaaagaaagaaataaagagtagAATTGACACAAATCTTGCATTAGCTCGTCAACCTcaagaaaaaaaatcctttacaACCAAATCAGATGCATCTGTTAATGAGAAGAGTACTATAAGTGGTAGACTTTCAAGGAAATCTAAAAATGCATCCAAGTCACAAAGGTGAGTTCCTTAGATGGATTTCTTCCACTGTATATAGATTTCTAAGtctttgtaatataatttttaggACTATTTCTCGGTATTGGTTACAATTTGTTTAGTAGATCTTGATTAATACGTTTTTGTGAGATTACTAGAATGTTTTTGGCTATACCATTTTGGGGAGAGGTTAAgtcatgaaatataattttttacatatttatgtctTGGTTATGTCGTTTCTTTTGGACTTAAAAGTTTTGGTTATAACATTTTTACTAGATTACCAGATTTTTCTAGGCTGTACCGTTTCTGGAGACTTCTAGTCTTGgttttaccaaatattttatagttataccATTTCTGGGATATTTTTAGGGTATTAAAATGATTGATATCAATGAATATTACAATTTCCAATTTGTCTCAGTAATGTGAGATTTTTGGGATATCTTTGTTGTAAACTCATTTCATTATTATACCACAAAAAATTAGAGTCTTTCGTTATAATCAATATTAAGTAatgcatttctttttttcagttcacAAGAACAAGTCTGTGTGAGCCCTATTATCATGGATTCATTGTACTCGCATGAAGACAATAATTTATCGTCAATATCACGTAGCAGCACTCTGAATTTCACATCCAGTCTAAGTGAGGTCCTGCCATCTAGTGAGTGTAATAATAGTTTTCacaaatgttcaaaaacaacGTGAATGTGGTTGTAACTATTGCAATTTAATGTGACTTTGTAAATTGTTCCATTGTAAGTGACAAAATACCGAAACTTGttactaatgaaataaaaaataaataaagggaCCATTTAATAATTTCTCAAATCTTTTCTTTGATGACaactaatgttttgtttctgacaCTTCAGATTgagaaaacacaaaatgaaattgtttttaaacagtattCTTTTGTAATATTATCAGTTATGGAATTGAACTTTGAATtggataaaatgataaaaataattctttgtgGTTAATAATATCAATTACGACATGATTAATTACCCATTCATTTGGTTTTAGATTATATTTCAGTGAACAGTCAGAACTTGAAAAACTCCCTCACAAGTAAGTCAGCCTTGTCTCCAACTCTCTCTGCTCCACCAAGTGAAATGTCCACTGCATCTTTGGCATCTCATGGGTCACGCTCACAGTCTCAAGTAGTTATCCAAAAAAAGAATCTTGCAGCTAAAACTGGTAAGAAGTTCATTAGCCACAGTCTTTAAAATGGAACCCAAACAAAGTACCTTGGAAATAATAACCTGTATTATATCCACAAATGTATCAAACATACTGATACATCTGACAACAAGATATCTCTAACTTGTATCATATCCACAAATGTATCAAACATAGTGTATCATCTGAAAACAAGATATCTTTAACCTGTATCATATCCACAAATGTATCAAACATAGTATATCATCTGACAACAAGATATCTCTAACCTGTATCATATCCACAAATGTATCAAACATAGTGTACCATCTGACAACAAGATATCTCAAACCTGTATCATATCcacaaatatatcaaacataGTGTTACATCTGACAACAAGATATCTTTAACCTGTATCATATCCACAAATGTATCAAACATAGTGTATCATCTGACAACAAGATATCTCTAACCTGTATCATATCCACAAATGTATCAAACATAGTGTATCATCTGACAACAAGATATCTCTAACCTGTATCATATCCACAAATGTATCAAACATAGTGTATCATCTGACAACAAGATATCTCTAACCTGTATCATATCCACAAATGTATCAAACATAGTGTACCATCTGACAACAAGATATCTCTAACCTGTATCATATCCACAAATGTATCAAACATAGTGTACCATCTGACAACAAGATATCTCTAACCTGTATCATATCCACAAATGTATCAAACATAGTGTATCATCTAACAACAAGATATCTCTAACCTGTATCATATCCACAAATGTATCAAACATAGTGTACCATCTGACAACAAGATATCTCTAACCTGTATCATATCCACAAATGTATCAAACATAGTGTACCATCTGACAACAAGATATCTCTAACCTGTATCATATCCACAAATGTATCAAACATAGTGTACCATCTGACAACAAGATATCTCTAACCTGTATTATATCCACAAATGTATCAAACATAGTGTTACATCTGACAATATGGATCCATATATTGAGAACCTGCATCGTAACTCTGTTCATGATCCTACTCTCAACAATTAAAGGAAAAACAACATTAACCCTAGTCGTAAAGACTGTATCTGTAACTCAGATGATCTCTGGTTACTCAATGATGTATTGGTCAACACACAACTACAGGCAGTCAGTTTATTTGGATAACTATGAGCTgtaaaatgtcataaaatatatttcaaaatattttgttattacaatagtAGAAACTCTGGACTAGGTTTACTCACTAGCATTTCAGAACTCAATTAGCAAGTTGTTTTAAGGGAATAAACTGAACTTGGCTATGTTACAGATGGTTTCCCAGTATACAGATCCTAGAACTTCTTTCCCTCTATCATTTAACCATAGATTTTACTTCTGTATAGAAAGATAGCTTGTGTGTTTGAAATATGACATTATCATCCATTATTTCTTCAACTGCTaaatttatagataaacaactTTTCCATTAcccagtttatttttatatttagatatacaatgaaatatttaaacgtttttgttttttttaagtcacTTTTGTGATGAAATAAAAAGTACGAACACAATTTAGTAATGTGGCATTTATAAATATCATGGTGGTGTGCAACCATTGTACTTGATTTACCAAATATCCATTTtaagtatgtgtgtttgtttcttggAAATGAACCTAGAAAAATATAACTTCAAACTGAAACTGCTTTGAACTTTCAAACTTAAAGTATTCTACTTTCTCTCTTACATTGTTTGCTATagatttaaaatcatatttttctcTTCTGTGCTACCTGATCCCTGTTGTTCAAGGATTACATTATCTAGCTTTTGTTTAAGTTATAGTTTTAATCACATAATAgcttaatatgttttaattaaacagGTCCTAAACCTACAAAAACACCTCCTACTTCTGTACTAGTAACAGTGAGCTCAAAGTCATCAACAGGAAAATCTCAACAACCAACTCATAAACAATCACTCGCTAAGAAAGGTAAGTCTAGACAATCTTTAATTTGGAGCTTTGTTTTGTATCTCAGTTCTGTTCCATGAATATAATACGAACATTAAAGTGCACTTCTAGCAGTGCAtgtagttttcactttaaattaaacattttattagtaagaatttttttttctcagttattCACTAACAGCAATGAGTTAATGATTTGACATAAGTAGTGGTCATTGTTTTCAAGCTTTATCACTGGATTGTTCTTACTACTAACAATGTCCTGGAACTGGtaccattatattgttttattgtagtcTTGTTCTAACACCACATAAAAGTTCTTAGTAATAATACACAAAACCTGGAAGTTGtaccattatattgttttattccaGTCTTGTTCTAACACCACATGAAAGTTTTTAGTAATATTATGCAAAACCTGGTAGTTTGTaccatttatattgttttattgcattcttGTTCTAAcaccattatattgttttattgcattcttGTTCTAAcaccattatattgttttattgcattcttGTTCTAAcaccattatattgttttattgcattcttGTTCTAACACCATATAAACGTTCTTCGTGATAATGCACAAAACCTGGAAGTTGtaccattatattgttttattgtagtcTTGTTCTAACACCATATAAACGTTCTTAGTAATAATACTCAAAACCTGGAAGTTGtaccattatattgttttattgtagtcTTGTTCTAACACCATATAAACGTTCTTCGTGATAATGCACAAAACCTGGAAGTTGtaccattatattgttttattgtagtcTTGTTCTAACACCATATAAACGTTCTTTGTGATAATGCACAAAACCTGGAAGTTGtaccattatattgttttattgtagtcTTGTTCTAACACCATATAAACGTTCTTCGTGATAATGCACAAAACCTGGAAGTTAtaccattatattgttttattgtagtcTTGTTCTAACaccattatgttgttttattgcaGTTTTGTTCTAACACGATATAAACGTTCTTGGTAATAATGCACAAAACCTGGAAGTTGTaccatttatattgttttattgcagtCTTGTTCTAACACCATATAAACGTTCTTAGTAATAATGCACAAAACCTGGAAGTTGtaccattatattgttttattgcagtCTTGTTCTAATACCATATAAACGTTCTTAGTAATAATACACAAAACCTGGAAGTTGTaccatttctattattttattgtagtctTGTTCTAACACCATATAAACGTTCTTACTGATAATGCACAAAACCTGGAAGTTGtaccattatattgttttattgtagtcTTGTTCTAATACCATATAAACGTTCTTAGTAATAATGCACAAAACCTGGAAGTTGtaccattatattgttttattgtagtcTTGTTCTAACACCATAGAAACGTTCATAGTGATAATGAACAAAACCTGGAAGTTATaccatttatattgtttaattgcAGTCTTGTTCTAAAACCATGTAAACGTTCTTAGTAATAATACTCAAAACCTGGAAGTTGTATTATTTATATCGTTTTATTGCAGTCTTGTTCTAACACCATATAAACGTTCTTAGTGATAATGCACAAAACCTGGAAGTTGtaccattatattgttttattgtaatcttGTTCTATcaccattatattgttttattgcagtTTTGTTCTAACACCATATAAACGTTCTTAGTGATAATGCATAAAACCTGGAAGCTGtaccattatattgttttattgtagtcTTGTTCTAATACCATGTGAACGTTTTTAGTAATAATACACAAAAGCTGGAAGTTGTaccatttctattattttattgtagtctTGTTCTAACACCATTATCTTGTTTTATTGCAGTTTTGTTCTAACACCATATAAACATTCTTAGTAATAATGCACAAAACCTGGAAGCTGtaccattatattgttttattgtagtcTTGTTCTAACACCATATAAACGTTCTTAGTAATAATGCACAAAACCTGGAAGCTGtaccattatattgttttattgtagtcTTGTTCTAACACCATATAAACGTTCTTAGTAACAATACACAAAACCTGAAAGTTTGtaccattatattgttttattgcagtCTTGTTCTAACACCATATAAACGTTTCTAGTAATAATACACAAAACCTGGAAGTTGtaccatttttattgttttattgcagtCTTGTTCTAACACCATATAAACGTTCTTAGTAACAATACACAAAACCTGGAAGTTTGtaccattatattgttttattgcagtCTTGTTCTAACACCATATAAACGTTTCTAGTAATAATACACAAAACCT
This genomic window from Tachypleus tridentatus isolate NWPU-2018 chromosome 10, ASM421037v1, whole genome shotgun sequence contains:
- the LOC143230215 gene encoding uncharacterized protein LOC143230215 isoform X4, with the protein product MKPKSLIPKSGACPSSSGVDLGNGIVRVDETSKPPYEKTPSPVDSELFSKWNEWIGQRVCVGGAKRGILRFFGSVEFQTGIWCGVELFEPVGKNDGSVNGIRYFSCEDNYGIFAPVKKVEKLSLSHNLPHSGPLREPGQTEDSVQIKSKLPAPRVASKFPVQTGKFIPSKNIEADDQKRKVPPPKTFFSRDNNTTLKNQCENINVTQTFESETFHSDDYQVGEKDKTYSEDVQESIDNEVFQRGLLNVSYTVDTEGNSSNGYQAKQDLNQTFHMTKTPVDNKFEQGEIKDRCNTTFDTISTKQPTEKLNSTFDMEYTPCVNSVSTLGGNETNTTFNLEEQSHITEYLMRRPGELLNQVEGHNLDYIFEEDDECDDGLSLDFEDSLGILTPNQMKDFTLYSEHHSIITDFDAMMLPKTFSCDEMNELPESEVVEDVTIEYRDASSQETQRNTCSSVEDTNTLTKESKSSLSADKIITRDPQGSLECLPELIDDKSDAVNYFAEDAFHTSTPSSVHDKYSTRSLLLKSVEYGLDNSLCQHLIEETSTPPAQVDTLGKLPMKILENEYYRDEFLKDGVYKETDVSRVEDQELPSLTLLQESYSSVGGLIENTLVTATARPSQVSGDVMNEGKLLDSLNLKKLDNEKSDTHDKPLTCSQEISDHSERSNEMTNSKVFVPVNEDQVFSRETSFDSKERPLSTYTVCSADTGFQGDLDLEVGEEYNMRFSTYSQDSGTVSLGPEIEQQLRSRNEIYSKEMDFTMEEIIRATESQQPILQQYEVQDDLKWEGKVTNEPKEMLRCQENGDIFSLTPFANEVKMEDSLSPVIRTTSFIIDATSTEKNEVNSTTIPASHLVTDSSVKDQIQDRTPDGQMKEGKMTNKEESSPLADKSGKNTVREEPRKKVKTPKKNVMSKIKAMIESTSGKKTKNDTIEGETKKTPKKSRWDAVTSKIKASLDEEKSKPKSKKEIKSRIDTNLALARQPQEKKSFTTKSDASVNEKSTISGRLSRKSKNASKSQSSQEQVCVSPIIMDSLYSHEDNNLSSISRSSTLNFTSSLSEVLPSNYISVNSQNLKNSLTSKSALSPTLSAPPSEMSTASLASHGSRSQSQVVIQKKNLAAKTGPKPTKTPPTSVLVTVSSKSSTGKSQQPTHKQSLAKKEPVKKTTTSSTKQPLLSSTLSMPISSTIKKSSHPARATSARNISSSKHVQMDRRESNQGQAKVRSSLAPSITGERRKTQGEYLLEIQRLEALCETRTKELNWLKLQLKHATLGFDSLTVLIKYLADDLDAFSNPRLANEVEKSREDLRKTETQLNQYQEEVEHLKKCHTKEVVTLREELDLVHKDELARLVFKHEKEVEELKNEYHEKVVGLTETHAKASKEVQEKHSSEIQALKEQHKKLLEDLEKNFTVRLKDMEQSHEAVVLSLREQNHKLQQQLEELQQEKQSVEDALKQDTDSKIQLIMNQKTDLKKEVESLKTVLEMKKCEIQNLRTENLKMQKDLEELSVAKEQVEKLKARNEDLQARVDEKVEQERQLSCEQVKLRESYEKESKVNKRLSMEKEELVWKLKQTMEASILLSSPTGDTPAIDRLDQLAKDYTLRKSPIRMSVFFDTLDANSSYYKHSSPGQKSGHLASPRTRSLRQGSNSSPSTPNKKRRPRSLETEKSPERKVSTMADVKICLKYNEDECQQGTQEDNTQDLSKTFPIGDVELTPTEEIVEVVSQAPVHKEQYSNELPEKHQEAPKICTATAVLSENSDLATDSLREELMQETMESPKTMTDVQKTTTILLCSGDSSSSTSSNVEQYDIVKQVHIRTKSIDQPSGAGEQLATTLVSAGIPEVDGSWQGSMTSSGSSWSMGLDVGDNKEIAVEEHAEKVNDFNESSEDRSESSSEQDDYPVAPRCLAGEAMIPEESPPSITESSSEGSPVSKRPCHKDKQDSSVKLIDGTEESSDGIFTLDDGEQGPLQEGNDVNWCDDDLPSETEV